In Geminocystis sp. NIES-3709, a single genomic region encodes these proteins:
- a CDS encoding mechanosensitive ion channel family protein — translation MNQSNPNTLLWAIALILGFPFLIISLGELSHRFQRQGKAIASTLNIVRNLVLPVLVLMLLLQYILLVDKNSNLMKGVQTFFWVCLIHGALSLFNTILFQQANIDTWRSRVPKLLVDISRLFLIIVGIGIVLAKVWNADLAGLAAALGVSSIVIALALQDTLGSVMSGIALLFERPFNVGDWLKVGDLVGQVIDINWRAVRLQTLEKEMVIIPHKVISAEIIRNFSQPLRLHAERFSIGFSYQDPPNLAKKVLKNTALTTEGILTNPEPQVFTLSYDDSAINYEVKFYIEDYGNLEEIRDTFVSRIWYAAQRHNLNIPFPIRTLYHYNGPTYQAQGISNKMAQSLQSIPSFVPLDREADNLHTLTTGIVLQHFGKREYAVRQGDSGQALYIIISGEARMLIKNNNGEEEEVLRLKVGEFFGEMALFSGEPSRISIQAVEDMEVMTLSSAIVNQMIERQPSFAREIGQILENRRRAISSL, via the coding sequence ATGAATCAAAGTAATCCTAATACTCTACTGTGGGCGATCGCCCTTATTCTGGGTTTTCCTTTCTTAATTATTAGTTTAGGAGAATTAAGTCATCGCTTTCAACGACAAGGTAAAGCTATTGCCTCCACCCTTAACATTGTGCGTAATTTAGTTTTACCCGTCCTCGTATTGATGTTGTTATTACAATATATTCTGTTAGTGGACAAAAATAGTAACCTGATGAAAGGGGTACAAACTTTTTTTTGGGTATGTTTAATTCATGGGGCTTTATCTCTTTTTAACACCATACTATTTCAACAGGCTAACATTGATACTTGGCGATCGAGAGTGCCGAAACTATTAGTTGATATATCTCGCTTATTTTTAATCATAGTCGGTATCGGTATCGTTCTGGCGAAAGTTTGGAATGCTGATTTAGCAGGGTTAGCGGCGGCATTAGGAGTAAGTTCGATCGTCATTGCTTTAGCCTTACAAGATACCCTCGGAAGTGTCATGTCAGGTATTGCTTTATTATTTGAACGCCCTTTTAATGTGGGAGATTGGCTCAAAGTCGGGGATTTAGTCGGACAAGTTATTGATATAAATTGGAGGGCAGTACGTTTACAAACCTTAGAAAAGGAAATGGTAATTATCCCCCATAAAGTCATTAGTGCGGAAATAATCAGAAACTTCAGTCAACCCTTACGCCTTCATGCTGAAAGATTTAGTATTGGTTTTTCCTATCAAGATCCCCCTAACCTTGCCAAAAAAGTACTGAAAAATACCGCCCTTACCACCGAAGGAATATTAACTAATCCTGAACCACAAGTATTTACTCTATCCTATGATGATTCAGCCATTAACTATGAAGTGAAATTTTATATCGAAGATTATGGCAATCTTGAAGAAATTAGAGATACTTTTGTGAGTAGAATTTGGTACGCCGCCCAACGTCATAATTTAAACATCCCTTTTCCTATTCGTACCCTCTATCACTATAACGGACCAACATATCAAGCCCAAGGAATATCTAACAAGATGGCACAAAGCCTACAATCAATTCCGTCTTTTGTACCCTTAGACAGAGAAGCTGATAATTTACATACTCTCACCACTGGTATTGTCTTACAACATTTTGGTAAAAGAGAATATGCCGTTAGACAAGGAGATTCGGGACAAGCTCTTTATATTATCATTTCGGGAGAAGCTCGGATGTTAATTAAAAATAATAATGGAGAAGAAGAAGAAGTCTTACGATTGAAAGTGGGAGAGTTTTTTGGTGAAATGGCATTATTTTCAGGAGAGCCTAGTCGTATATCTATTCAGGCAGTGGAGGATATGGAAGTAATGACTTTATCAAGTGCGATCGTGAATCAAATGATTGAACGTCAACCCAGTTTTGCCAGAGAAATTGGTCAAATTTTGGAAAATCGTCGCCGTGCCATATCTTCTCTATAG
- a CDS encoding adenylate/guanylate cyclase domain-containing protein — protein sequence MNLINHLSIKSKLIIMLLIVSTSCVLVVSYLGYRSGKINLTNRVFNQLTSIRASKAYQIKSYLQNIRNHTETLSEDPAIITAIQEFTQGYNELQTSSISPKMDLKINEYYQEEFLTRLSKMEEGTPILESYTPKGIPSRYLQYHYIAGNPYEVGKKQLLNNANDGSEYSKVHSRYHRIFRNIIEKFGYYDMFLIDPQGTIVYTVFKETDFTSNLQQGAYKNSNLGKLNSIVQNSKEKDYSEIIDFEPYEPSYNAPAIFIAAPIYDRSQFLGVLAFQLPVNEINNVMTGNRQWKQDGLGESGETYLVGRDFLMRSVSRFLIEDPVAYKNILKSLGTQDSTINRIEKYNTSILEQTVRTIGVEKALSGKEGTEIIRDYRDIPVLSSYAPLDLKGLDWVILSEIDLAEAYAPIYSFKNQIIISGTVLMVIVTLIAMGLAYLFVKPINLLIANARKIAQGELDEIISITTKDEFAELAISFNDMVRSLRTQTNLVQEKNQENEQLLLSIFPASIAKRLKRGEKNIAEDVSNVAVLFSDLTGFSKLSESLTAYEIVSILNDLVSSFDEAAERYSMDKIKTIGDSYLAVCGLSIPYLDHDKRAIDFALEMIAIVKRFNHQRNFELNISVGINSGDVVAGIVGRNKFIYDVWGDTINFASTLRSACPPGFILVSSEVKRRLQDIYEFEPLTEDFNNGKTKLNAWQLKNPL from the coding sequence ATGAATCTAATTAATCATCTTAGTATTAAATCAAAATTGATTATCATGCTATTGATAGTCAGTACTTCTTGTGTTCTAGTAGTTTCTTATCTTGGTTATCGTAGTGGTAAAATAAATCTTACTAATCGAGTATTCAACCAATTAACCAGTATTCGGGCTTCAAAAGCCTATCAGATTAAATCATATCTACAAAATATTCGTAATCATACCGAAACATTAAGCGAAGATCCTGCTATTATTACGGCAATTCAAGAATTTACTCAAGGATATAATGAACTTCAAACCTCCAGTATTTCCCCTAAAATGGATTTGAAGATTAATGAATATTATCAAGAAGAATTTTTAACTCGTTTAAGTAAAATGGAAGAAGGCACTCCCATTCTCGAATCTTATACTCCTAAAGGAATCCCCTCTCGTTATCTTCAATATCATTACATTGCTGGAAATCCTTATGAAGTAGGAAAAAAACAATTATTAAATAATGCTAATGATGGGAGTGAATATAGCAAAGTACATAGTCGTTATCATCGGATTTTTCGCAATATTATTGAAAAATTTGGTTATTATGATATGTTTTTAATTGATCCTCAAGGTACGATCGTCTATACAGTTTTTAAGGAAACGGATTTTACCAGTAATTTACAACAAGGAGCCTATAAAAATAGTAATTTAGGTAAGTTAAACTCTATTGTCCAAAATAGCAAGGAAAAAGATTATTCTGAAATCATCGATTTTGAACCCTACGAACCATCTTACAACGCCCCTGCCATCTTTATTGCCGCTCCTATTTACGATCGTTCTCAATTTTTGGGAGTCTTAGCCTTTCAACTACCGGTAAATGAGATTAATAATGTGATGACGGGGAATCGTCAATGGAAGCAAGACGGCTTAGGAGAATCAGGAGAAACTTATTTAGTCGGTAGAGATTTTTTAATGCGATCGGTGTCTCGGTTTCTGATTGAAGATCCAGTTGCCTACAAGAATATTCTTAAATCTTTAGGAACGCAAGATTCAACGATTAACCGTATCGAAAAATACAATACATCTATTTTGGAGCAAACCGTGAGAACTATAGGAGTAGAAAAAGCCTTGAGTGGCAAAGAAGGTACAGAAATCATTAGGGATTATCGAGATATACCTGTATTAAGTTCCTATGCACCATTAGATTTAAAAGGTTTAGATTGGGTAATTTTGTCAGAAATAGATCTTGCGGAGGCTTATGCACCTATTTATTCGTTTAAAAATCAGATTATTATTTCTGGCACGGTTTTAATGGTTATTGTTACTTTAATTGCCATGGGGTTGGCTTATTTGTTTGTAAAACCCATTAATTTATTAATCGCCAATGCACGTAAAATAGCACAAGGAGAATTAGATGAGATTATCTCCATAACAACAAAAGATGAATTTGCCGAATTAGCAATATCTTTTAATGATATGGTGAGAAGTCTGCGGACTCAAACTAATCTTGTGCAAGAAAAAAATCAAGAAAATGAACAATTATTACTGAGTATTTTTCCCGCTTCCATTGCCAAACGGTTAAAACGAGGGGAGAAAAATATTGCCGAAGACGTTTCTAATGTGGCGGTGTTATTTTCTGATTTGACGGGATTTTCTAAATTATCAGAGTCGTTAACTGCCTATGAAATAGTATCTATTCTCAATGATCTTGTTTCTTCCTTTGATGAAGCCGCCGAGCGTTACAGTATGGATAAAATAAAGACTATTGGCGATAGTTATTTAGCCGTTTGTGGTTTATCGATTCCTTATCTTGATCATGATAAACGGGCGATCGATTTTGCTTTGGAAATGATTGCGATCGTCAAACGCTTTAACCATCAACGTAATTTTGAACTCAATATCAGCGTTGGCATTAATTCTGGAGATGTAGTCGCAGGAATAGTAGGACGAAATAAATTTATTTACGATGTGTGGGGTGATACAATAAATTTCGCTAGTACTTTACGTTCTGCTTGTCCTCCCGGATTCATTTTAGTCTCATCAGAAGTAAAACGTCGCTTACAAGACATCTACGAATTTGAGCCTTTAACCGAAGATTTTAATAATGGTAAAACGAAACTTAATGCTTGGCAGTTAAAAAATCCCCTATAA
- a CDS encoding DUF3285 domain-containing protein: MTNSESTTTNTPESEANKDSYVKLAMRNMVKKKGVSLKHFFLTTFGLLGFLVGISYLTR; this comes from the coding sequence ATGACTAATTCCGAATCTACCACTACTAACACTCCAGAATCTGAAGCAAATAAGGATAGTTATGTTAAACTAGCCATGCGTAATATGGTGAAAAAAAAAGGAGTATCTTTAAAGCACTTTTTCTTAACCACTTTTGGACTATTGGGATTTTTAGTGGGCATTTCTTATTTAACTCGATAA
- a CDS encoding hydantoinase B/oxoprolinase family protein: protein MTNKQQQKWQFWIDRGGTFTDIVALSPENKILTHKLLSENPEHYESAPIEGIKVIMNIPQGQPLPTEKIEVIKMGTTVATNALLEKKGEGVVLVINRGFKDSLRIGYQHRPDIFARNIILPEMLYKEVIDVSGRFCATGKELQPLNLLEVEQDLQRVYNQGIRSCAIVLLHSYRYHDHELQISSIARKIGFTQVSVSHQISNLIKLVSRGDTTVVDAYLSPVLKDYVNQVKANLQTTENKALPTLMFIQSNGGLVDSKHFQGKDSILSGPAGGIVGAVKICEKAGYKKIITFDMGGTSTDVAHYAGEFERSCETEVAGVRICTPMMAIHTVAAGGGSICYFDGSRYRVGPQSAGANPGPACYGKGGSLTITDCNVLLGKIQPNFFPKIFGRNADKILDVDIVKEKFNELQKNINNNINIEDIAQGFLTIAIEKMANAIKKVSLQKGYDVSEYALCCFGGAGAQHACLIAEKLGIKTIIIHPLAGVLSAYGIGMADIRIIKEKTLNTVYKEIGIEICKVEYSYLENIAKQELKQQIEIDNKIIQIKQKIYLKYQGTDSSIEINFSNYETILAEFNHLHQQQYGFILPDKSLVIDKISIEVIYPTYEEKESKFYQQIDNDSSPITTVKIYSKNQWYNTPIYQRENIGINQKINAPALIVESTGTNIIEIGWQGKIDREGNLVLTKINHKYSSLITENNNSQPNPILLEIFNNLFRFIAEEMGITLQNTSYSVNIKERLDFSCAIFDQKGELVANAPHIPVHLGSMSESVKALIKDSKITLKKDDLYLTNNPYNGGTHLPDITAISPIFYKNNSNPDFYVASRGHHADIGGISPGSMPPNSTNIKEEGILIDNFCLIKEGIFQEKALENLLIYNPYPVKNFTQNLGDLKAQVAANKKGIQELINLTNIYGLNTVKNYMQFVQKNAELCVKKAIQSLQNGEFITELDNGAKIKAKITINQNNSTASIDFTGTSAQLDNNFNAPLAVTKAAVLYVFRTLVDDDIPLNAGCLKPLNLIIPEGCMLNPQYPCAVVAGNVETSQNIVDCLYGALGIMANSQGTMNNFTFGNIKYQYYETICGGSGAGYNHHGTDAVQTHMTNSRLTDPEVLEDRFPVRLEHFGVRKGSGGEGRYKGGNGVIRAIRFLEPMTAGILSNRRIIFPQGLKGGKEGKKGENYIIKKDGRKLNLPSNATVEMNVDDVFVIKTPGGGGFF, encoded by the coding sequence GTGACGAATAAACAACAACAAAAATGGCAATTTTGGATCGATCGAGGGGGTACATTTACTGATATTGTAGCCTTAAGTCCAGAAAACAAAATTCTCACCCATAAACTGTTATCAGAAAACCCTGAACATTACGAATCAGCACCCATTGAAGGTATTAAGGTTATTATGAATATACCTCAAGGGCAACCTCTCCCTACGGAAAAAATCGAAGTTATTAAAATGGGTACAACAGTAGCTACTAATGCGCTGTTGGAGAAAAAAGGTGAAGGGGTGGTATTAGTCATTAATCGTGGTTTTAAAGATAGTTTACGCATTGGTTATCAGCATCGTCCCGATATTTTTGCTAGAAACATCATTTTGCCAGAAATGCTCTATAAAGAAGTAATAGATGTATCTGGTCGCTTTTGTGCAACGGGGAAAGAATTACAACCCCTTAACCTCTTAGAAGTAGAACAAGATTTACAAAGGGTATATAATCAAGGTATTCGCAGTTGTGCGATCGTATTATTACACAGTTATCGTTACCATGATCACGAATTGCAAATAAGCTCGATCGCCCGTAAAATAGGATTTACTCAAGTTTCTGTATCCCATCAAATTAGTAACCTCATTAAATTGGTGAGTCGAGGAGATACCACTGTAGTTGACGCTTATTTGTCTCCTGTATTGAAAGACTACGTTAATCAAGTGAAAGCCAATCTACAAACGACAGAGAATAAAGCCTTACCAACCTTAATGTTTATCCAGTCTAACGGTGGATTGGTTGATAGTAAACACTTTCAGGGTAAGGATAGCATATTATCTGGTCCTGCAGGGGGAATTGTTGGGGCAGTTAAAATCTGTGAAAAGGCAGGATATAAAAAAATCATTACGTTTGATATGGGAGGAACTTCTACCGATGTTGCTCACTATGCAGGAGAATTTGAGCGAAGTTGTGAGACAGAAGTGGCGGGAGTAAGAATTTGTACTCCGATGATGGCAATTCATACCGTAGCGGCAGGAGGTGGCTCAATATGTTACTTCGATGGTAGTCGTTATCGAGTTGGCCCTCAATCTGCTGGTGCAAATCCCGGCCCAGCGTGTTATGGTAAAGGGGGCAGTTTAACTATTACCGATTGCAATGTTTTATTAGGAAAAATTCAGCCTAATTTTTTCCCTAAAATATTTGGTAGAAATGCAGATAAAATTTTAGATGTTGATATAGTTAAAGAAAAATTTAATGAGCTTCAAAAAAATATAAATAATAATATAAATATAGAAGACATTGCTCAAGGATTTTTAACTATTGCGATCGAAAAAATGGCAAATGCTATTAAAAAAGTTTCTTTACAAAAAGGCTATGATGTCAGCGAATATGCCTTATGTTGTTTTGGTGGAGCTGGGGCGCAGCACGCTTGTTTAATTGCTGAAAAATTGGGCATCAAAACTATTATTATTCATCCCCTTGCAGGTGTTTTATCCGCTTATGGTATTGGCATGGCAGATATAAGAATTATCAAGGAAAAAACTCTTAATACTGTATATAAAGAAATTGGGATAGAAATCTGTAAAGTAGAATATAGTTATCTGGAAAATATTGCTAAACAAGAATTAAAACAACAAATTGAGATAGATAATAAAATTATTCAAATTAAACAAAAAATTTACTTAAAATATCAAGGTACAGATTCTAGTATTGAGATTAATTTTAGTAATTATGAAACAATATTGGCAGAATTTAACCATCTTCATCAACAACAATATGGTTTTATTTTACCAGATAAATCTCTAGTAATTGACAAAATCTCGATCGAGGTAATTTATCCTACATATGAAGAAAAAGAAAGTAAATTTTATCAACAAATAGACAACGATTCATCACCTATTACTACTGTTAAAATATATAGTAAAAATCAATGGTATAACACCCCTATTTATCAACGAGAAAACATCGGAATTAATCAAAAAATTAACGCCCCAGCTTTAATAGTTGAATCTACTGGTACAAACATTATTGAAATCGGTTGGCAAGGAAAAATTGATAGAGAAGGAAACTTAGTTTTAACGAAAATTAACCATAAATATTCTTCACTAATAACAGAAAATAACAATAGTCAGCCTAACCCTATTTTATTAGAAATTTTTAACAATCTTTTTCGTTTTATAGCGGAAGAAATGGGTATAACTTTGCAAAACACTAGCTATTCTGTGAATATCAAAGAAAGGCTAGATTTTTCTTGTGCAATTTTTGATCAAAAAGGAGAGTTAGTTGCTAATGCACCTCATATTCCTGTCCATTTAGGTTCGATGAGTGAGAGTGTGAAAGCCTTAATAAAAGACAGTAAAATTACCTTAAAAAAAGATGATCTTTATTTAACTAATAATCCTTATAATGGTGGCACTCATCTTCCCGATATTACAGCAATTAGTCCTATTTTTTATAAAAATAATAGTAATCCTGATTTTTATGTGGCTTCTCGTGGACATCATGCTGACATAGGCGGTATTAGTCCCGGTTCAATGCCTCCTAATAGTACTAATATTAAAGAAGAAGGTATTTTAATAGACAATTTTTGTTTAATAAAAGAGGGAATTTTTCAAGAAAAAGCCCTAGAAAATTTATTAATTTATAATCCTTACCCTGTCAAAAATTTTACTCAAAATTTAGGGGATTTAAAAGCTCAAGTTGCGGCTAATAAAAAGGGTATTCAAGAATTAATTAATCTAACGAATATTTATGGTTTAAATACCGTAAAAAATTATATGCAGTTTGTTCAAAAAAATGCAGAACTTTGTGTCAAAAAAGCCATTCAATCTTTACAAAATGGAGAGTTTATCACTGAATTAGATAACGGTGCAAAAATTAAAGCTAAAATTACCATTAATCAAAATAATTCTACCGCTTCGATCGACTTTACTGGCACATCAGCTCAACTTGATAATAACTTTAATGCACCTCTTGCCGTCACTAAAGCGGCGGTTTTATACGTTTTTCGTACCCTTGTTGATGATGACATCCCCTTAAACGCTGGTTGTCTTAAACCCCTTAATCTCATCATTCCTGAAGGGTGTATGCTTAATCCTCAATACCCTTGTGCCGTAGTCGCAGGCAACGTAGAAACCTCTCAAAATATAGTTGATTGTCTTTATGGTGCGTTGGGTATTATGGCAAATTCTCAAGGTACGATGAATAATTTTACTTTCGGTAACATCAAATATCAATATTATGAGACAATTTGCGGTGGTTCAGGAGCAGGATATAACCATCACGGTACAGATGCTGTACAAACCCATATGACCAACTCTCGATTAACCGATCCAGAGGTGTTAGAAGACCGCTTTCCCGTGCGATTAGAACATTTTGGAGTGAGAAAAGGTAGTGGTGGTGAAGGACGTTATAAAGGCGGAAATGGAGTTATCCGTGCAATTCGATTTTTAGAACCGATGACAGCAGGAATTTTATCTAATAGAAGGATCATTTTTCCTCAAGGTTTAAAGGGAGGAAAAGAAGGAAAAAAAGGCGAAAATTATATTATCAAAAAAGATGGGAGAAAATTAAATTTACCTAGTAATGCAACAGTTGAAATGAATGTTGATGATGTTTTTGTCATCAAGACTCCGGGAGGAGGAGGATTTTTTTGA
- the hslO gene encoding Hsp33 family molecular chaperone HslO: MADQLIRATAANGGIRAVGVITTKAVEEARRRHNLSYVASAALGRAMSSGLLLASNMKREGSRVNINIRGNGPLGSLLVDAGLDGTVRGYVQNPLVELPPNSIGKLDVGGAVGNEGYLYVIRDVGYGYPYSSTVELISGEVGEDIANYLATSEQTPSALLVGVFVSKEGVTASGGILLQVLPKAAEDPTLVATLESRVSQLKGFTPLLRQGKTLSDIFKDLLGDFDLEIFPEVQMVRFDCGCSFNRILGALKMLGVEELEDMILKDGGAEATCHFCGEVYQANVEHLTQLIEDLQAVN; this comes from the coding sequence ATGGCAGATCAATTAATTCGTGCAACCGCCGCTAATGGAGGGATTCGAGCAGTAGGAGTAATTACCACAAAAGCAGTGGAAGAAGCTAGACGAAGACATAATCTATCCTATGTAGCGAGTGCCGCTTTAGGTAGAGCTATGTCATCAGGATTGTTACTAGCATCAAACATGAAAAGGGAAGGATCAAGAGTTAATATTAACATTAGGGGAAATGGCCCTTTAGGTAGTTTATTAGTAGATGCTGGATTGGATGGTACTGTTAGAGGATATGTACAAAATCCTTTAGTTGAATTACCTCCAAATTCGATCGGTAAACTGGATGTAGGTGGTGCGGTAGGAAATGAGGGCTACTTATATGTCATTCGAGATGTTGGTTATGGTTATCCTTATTCCAGTACCGTTGAATTAATATCGGGAGAAGTAGGGGAAGATATAGCTAACTACTTAGCTACTTCAGAGCAAACTCCTTCGGCTTTATTGGTAGGGGTTTTCGTCAGTAAAGAAGGAGTAACCGCTTCAGGGGGAATTTTATTGCAAGTATTACCAAAAGCCGCAGAAGATCCTACTTTAGTCGCTACTTTAGAATCTCGTGTTAGTCAGTTAAAGGGTTTTACTCCCCTATTGAGACAAGGTAAAACTTTATCAGATATTTTCAAAGATTTGTTAGGAGATTTTGATTTGGAGATTTTTCCTGAAGTACAAATGGTAAGATTCGACTGTGGTTGTTCATTTAATCGTATTTTAGGTGCATTGAAAATGTTAGGAGTTGAAGAATTAGAAGACATGATTCTCAAGGATGGTGGTGCAGAGGCAACTTGTCATTTTTGTGGGGAGGTTTATCAAGCTAACGTTGAACATTTAACTCAACTTATCGAAGATTTACAAGCCGTTAATTAA
- the fabD gene encoding ACP S-malonyltransferase: MTKIAWVFPGQGSQTQGMGVDLQETAIAKDKFKQAEDILGWSVLEICQGDEETLSRTLYTQPCLYTIETILVDLLQEQGKQPNLVAGHSLGEYVALYTAGVYDFATGLKLVQKRGELMDKAEGGKMVALMKFNRSTLDTIISQTENVVIANDNSDGQVVISGEPNAVDTVVSEVKAKLTVPLKVSGAFHSPLMATASDEFSQVLRGVNFNSATIPILSNVDPIPTTDAETIKQRLVQQMTGGVRWREIMLQLPSEEVTEVVEVGPGKVLTGLIKRTLKGINLVNVETIL, translated from the coding sequence ATGACTAAAATAGCATGGGTATTTCCCGGACAAGGTTCGCAAACTCAAGGTATGGGAGTTGATTTACAAGAGACTGCCATCGCTAAGGATAAATTTAAACAAGCAGAAGATATATTAGGTTGGTCTGTGTTAGAAATATGTCAGGGTGACGAAGAAACTTTATCTCGAACTCTTTACACTCAACCTTGTCTTTATACGATCGAAACTATTTTAGTCGATTTACTACAAGAACAAGGAAAACAACCTAATTTAGTGGCAGGACACAGTTTAGGGGAATATGTGGCTCTTTATACCGCCGGAGTTTATGATTTTGCTACGGGGTTAAAATTGGTGCAAAAACGAGGGGAATTGATGGATAAGGCAGAAGGGGGAAAAATGGTAGCCTTAATGAAATTTAATCGATCGACCTTAGACACTATAATTAGTCAAACGGAAAATGTTGTCATTGCCAATGATAATAGTGATGGACAAGTAGTTATTTCCGGTGAACCTAATGCTGTTGATACAGTGGTAAGTGAAGTAAAAGCCAAATTAACAGTACCTTTAAAAGTTTCTGGAGCATTTCATTCTCCTTTAATGGCAACGGCTTCCGACGAATTTTCTCAAGTGTTGAGGGGAGTTAATTTTAATTCTGCCACGATTCCTATTTTAAGTAATGTTGATCCGATTCCTACTACTGATGCAGAAACTATCAAACAGCGATTAGTTCAACAAATGACGGGAGGAGTCCGTTGGCGTGAAATAATGTTACAACTACCTTCTGAAGAAGTGACGGAAGTGGTAGAAGTTGGACCTGGTAAAGTACTGACAGGTTTAATCAAACGTACTCTTAAAGGTATTAATTTAGTTAACGTTGAAACGATACTTTAA
- a CDS encoding DUF1995 family protein, with protein MTIPETLEDTIAQAKSALKVALDNGCNRITVDLVIPEIALKAQYLALEFAQLFKDEYGMGLKVLFPDTGAAALARKEWGETEFRVTDIGSSRTPVDTKISETDQIFLVVSPSSVEVALVERLCNLADDRPVILLIPQLEDISIVGIGYAARQLRERFISILESCYYFRPLDSAIVLRTYPELWQVWQQEEGEKGYKLITEVPQKPLGEALDRILAGQIDSENNQNSSLSLGFFGSIKGFLKALNN; from the coding sequence ATGACTATTCCCGAAACCTTAGAAGATACGATCGCTCAAGCAAAATCAGCCCTCAAAGTAGCCTTAGATAATGGTTGTAATCGCATTACTGTTGATTTAGTTATCCCTGAAATTGCCTTAAAAGCACAATATTTAGCTCTTGAGTTTGCTCAATTGTTTAAAGATGAATATGGCATGGGTTTAAAAGTTCTATTTCCTGATACGGGTGCCGCCGCTTTGGCAAGAAAGGAATGGGGGGAAACAGAATTTCGAGTAACTGATATTGGTAGTAGTCGCACTCCTGTGGACACAAAAATTAGTGAAACAGATCAAATTTTTTTGGTGGTTTCTCCTTCATCAGTAGAGGTGGCTTTAGTCGAAAGATTATGTAACCTTGCAGACGATCGACCTGTTATCTTATTAATACCTCAATTAGAAGATATTTCGATCGTGGGGATTGGTTATGCGGCACGACAATTAAGAGAGAGATTTATTAGCATATTAGAATCTTGTTATTATTTTAGACCATTAGATTCTGCGATCGTCTTAAGAACATATCCTGAATTATGGCAGGTGTGGCAACAAGAAGAAGGAGAAAAAGGCTATAAATTGATCACAGAAGTTCCTCAAAAACCTCTAGGAGAAGCATTAGATAGAATTTTAGCCGGACAAATTGACAGTGAAAATAATCAAAATTCTAGTCTATCTTTAGGGTTTTTTGGTTCAATAAAAGGTTTTCTAAAAGCCTTAAATAATTAG